From the Selenomonas sp. oral taxon 920 genome, the window GTCCTGCTGTCCATACGTCCCTCATCTGCTTTGAGCGTGAGGGTACGCCCATCCTCCGTAAAAAATGCGCCGTCGATCTTCGTCATGCTTGTATCGTTTGTATCAATATCGACGTTCACCTTTTCCGCCGTCATCTTCCAGATTGTGCGTCCGTCACGCTCCTCGCTGAGTGTGTTGTCCGCATAGGACATGATGCGCGGTCCGCTCGGCTCATCTGTTTGCGTGGAAGGCTCCGGCACGGTTGCAGCTGCCCATGCGATGAGTCCGGCGAGGAGAACAGCTCCACCGCCGTAAATCCACTTGCTCTGCGCCATCAATCCCCCTCCTTCGCTGCCACGGACATGTGATGCTTGCCCGTCTTTTGCTGCTCGGGCGCGGTATTCCAACGCTTTTGGAACCAGATCCACTGTGTCGGATTCTCGCGGATGATCTTCTCCACGATCGCAGTCATCTGCACTGTGAACTCATGCAGATCACGATCGCTGTCCCCCGTGTCCGGACAGCGCATGATCTCGCCGACGACGACCTCGTGCCTGCCGCTCGGCTGTCGCAGGATAAATGCCGGCACTACAGGCGATTTGAATTTACGCGAGAAGACGGCAGGTCCGAGCGGAGTCGATGCCGTACGCCCGAGGAATTCGATGAATGCGCCGCCGGGACCGCCGTCCTGATCCGCGAGAAAACC encodes:
- the lptC gene encoding LPS export ABC transporter periplasmic protein LptC is translated as MAQSKWIYGGGAVLLAGLIAWAAATVPEPSTQTDEPSGPRIMSYADNTLSEERDGRTIWKMTAEKVNVDIDTNDTSMTKIDGAFFTEDGRTLTLKADEGRMDSRTRDVVLTGTIEATTSDGAHLRAKEVKWTAAEGELSAEGDAEFVRDDIRATGDRIVSTDNFQRFSVIGNAHIVKGEAK